TTTTGTACAGTAATCAAATTGTCAGGGCGAACTTAACTGAACTTTTAGCAGGCGCTTCCGCTTATCCGCTTTACACTGCTGATTCTGGCGTGCTGGCTAAAATTGATTTTAGTATTAGGTTAACCAAAAATGTGTTAAGCAAACCAGCCGGGAAAACCAAGCTAGTCGATACTTTTAATACCAATATTGAAATTATCAATTTAGAAACCGCAGTTGATTACAGTAGCATTATAACGCCCCTTAAAAATAGGGATGGCTTATTTATTAAAACAAAAAACTTTTACAGCGTGCCTAAAGCGCTGGAAAATATAATTGTTGAATTTGGTAAAACTAAGCCAGTAGCCATACATACTGACGACAATTTAGAAAAAGACGTTCCTAACTCCATTGTTTTAAAAAACATGACGGAACCTGCCGCCTTGATCAAATTTATGTGGCTACTAGGCCAGACTAAAAAAATCAATAAGGCGATGATGGAAAAAAATTATCGCGGAGAAATTATTAGATGAAATTTTATTTAGCTACAAACGAAACTGTGGCCGCCAAAGCTAATACTGATTTAACCAGAATCACAGAAGCTTTGGAGCGTTTAGGCGTGATGGTAATTTCCCCGCTGAATAAAAGTGAAAGTGAATACGCTGAAATGGTGGATACCGGCCCGGATGAAATGGTGTTTGAAAGTATTGATGCAATTATTATTGAAAGTGAAGCGACTGGCGCAAATACCGGTTACCAAATCGCTTTGGCACTTACCCACAAAAAACCTATTTTATATCTACATCAAAACGGCACTATTGACCCAGCGTTAAAACCGCTTTTAAAAAACAAAACCACTGCAAAACTATTAAAAGTTGAAAAGTATAATGCCCAATCTTTAAATTCAATTTTGAATGAATTTATAAAGTTTGTTGAAATTCAAAGCGGCCAAGAAACGCCAAATATAAAATTTACCTTGCGTATTACCTCTAAAATTGAAAAATATCTGCAATGGAAAACTCATAATACAAAGCTTTCCAAGGCCGATTATTTGCGCGAACTAATTGACCGCGAAATTGACAAAGACGACAAATTCAAAAACTATTTGGATAAATAGCGGTAAATTTGTCATTGTCATCGCAAGCACTCTCCCGATTGTCATCCTAGGAAAGCCTGCCCCCGTGCAGCTTGTCCTCGACTCCGATCGGGGAACGGGGGGTGAGGATCTCAGAGATTGCCACGTCGTTCGCTGTCACTCACTCCTCGCAATTACAACTTATGTTCCGGTTGTATTACTTGCCTTACAAATCACCTCTCCTTAGCTATCCGCCTTTGGCAGGCAGGTCGAGATCCTTCGACTTCGGCCAGTCAGACTGGCCTTCATTCAGGATGACATGTACATCATCCCCGTAAAGACGGGTTTGATGTGGTGTAGACGGAGATATAATCCTATTATTGTCATTCCGGACTTGATCCGGGATCTCTATCTAATAGAGATCCTGAAACAAGTTCAGGATGACATGTGAGTCACTTTATAGGTCACCCCACCTTTATTCCTCTCCTCTAAAGAAAGAGTAGAAAATAAATATACCGAACTCATTGGCGTCAAATTAAGGTGAACAACCTGAAATCTTAAGCTAAAAATCATAGCCGCATGCACCAAGCGGCGCCTGGCCTTGATTATAATAACTTTCCAAACACTGTGCTTTGTTCAATTTATATTGCGTTTGCATCACCCTATTTTTAGATTCTAGAAGTTCTGGCCCCCAAGACATAAATATTAACGTTAAAATTAATATAAAAATAGCAGAAGCTATTATCAATAACAACAAGACGACACGAGTAATAAATTCAATTTTTATATTCATATTATTAATGTAAAGATTTTTTAGTTCGCTAACCGGTTATGGCATTACATCTCCTAATACCAACGGGTAATACGACGCTTGGCCATGCGTATCTGTCGTGATTAATTTTCAGTGCCCGGTAATATTCTACTGGCTTTCAGCTTTTTTCTGAGCTCCTTATGTTTACACTCAGGACATTCAAAATCCTCCAATAAAGTAAGCTTCGGCACTTCAATTGAGTCGCTAAAGCCGCAATTATAGCAGAGCACTTCAATGGAGCTTGTGGTTTCGCTTTTCATGTTTTTAAAAATTTTAGTGTAGTCAAGTGCCACATAGCACATTCTTATACGAAATTATGATAACCTTATATTCTAATTCAATTATAGCTTTTTTGAAAGGCGCGGGCAAAAGGGGTTTAATACGTAGGGACACAAAATCTTGTGTCCCACAAATTGGAATACATGTGATAATAAATTGTCTTTGTTCAAAGATGGCCTAGGGGCAGCTTTCATCTGGTCATTCCCCCGGATGCCCGGTTGCGCTTGTCTGGCCGAACGGCTCGCTAACTAAGCGGATTTACCCCTTTCAATCATTTCCTTAACTTCCTTATTGGCGTTGAGATAATGAATCTCAATATGAGGATGAGCATTTTTGAAGACTCTAAACACCTCATCTACAAAAGCTTGGCCCACCAATTTAACGCCCCTGAAGTCCAAGACGATAGTTCTAAATTTTTCAAGACCCATCATAAGACGTTTGGCTTGCGACCGTGAAACGTGAGGATCATTTGGGTCAGCGCTCAAAGCAACGGCAACGATGGTTTTCCCAAAACCGATCTCCGCATCAGCATATTTATCCATGACTTCCTTCGCGGTTTTTTTTGATCGGGTTGATATAGCCATCTTAATAAAGGTTCCCTTACCAAAATCTTCTTTTCTCTCGGTGGAGTGAATCCAATCTTCGTTTCTAAAAGTATAGAAAAGATTGCTCGAAAAAATAGAAAAATTATCAAAAATTCTTGACGTAAAAAAAATGCCCTCTCCGGTATGCCTCGCCGGGTCAGTGGTAAATTTTCCCTTTGAAAGGTGTAGTATTGATTCTCGGATGGTCTCTAGCTTCAAAGCATCCTGAATTTTTTTAAAGATGCCAACTCCGTTGTCCATGATCTCCATTTCAATTTTTTGATTTTTTATAGATACCGCGATATATACAACTGACCCGTCAGAGTGTTCAATAGCGTTGTTTAGTATCTCCGTAAAACCATAATAGCAAATCCCATACAGGCTTTCCGGAAATTTAATCAACATGGGTTTTAAGTATTTTATCCAAACTTGATCTTCTGCCAGATTTTGCTGGAGTTTAAGTTCAAACTCAATATGATTCCCCGCAACCAAGAAGTATCGCGTTGAGTTGGTTCGCCCAACTTTAATAATTTTTCCATTCTTTATTTCCCGAGTTATATAGGCGTGAGCTCTTTGTCTTGAAACGTTAAACGTGTTGGCGACAACATTAACTATGTCGGAAGAGTGATCCTCAATGTTTGCTAGTATAAACGAGCTGATATCTTTTCTGGTTTTCTGCATTTTTATATTGTAAACCCCTTTTTAATAACTTGTCAACCCCCTTAATATTCAATTGTAAACAGGAGATAATCGTATTGTAAATAGTTAAAATTGGCCATTAAAGGGGGTTTATGTACGTCAGACGTGGTGGAGTGGAGAGATCTCAACCTGTTCTACTTATTACCAAATTCCATCGGGTGAGATTCCTCGACTACGCTCGGAATGACGATTTTAACCCCTCCAGCCTCCCCTTCCGCCAAAGGCGGACACGGTCACAAGGGAGGATTATTATACGTCACTTTATAAATCACGCCAGCTTTGTCGTCAGAAATATACATCACCCCGCCGGGTAAAATTAACACATCCACTGGGCGGCCTAAAGCGCCTTTAGCGGTAAGCCAGCCGGAAATTAAATCTTCAACCTCGCCGGTTTGCTTGCCGCTGGCATCTAGCGGAAAACGCACTAATTTGTAACCGGTTGGCTCGGTGCGATTCCAAGAGCCATGATAAGCCACAATCAAATCATACCACCAACTTTCCGGCCAGCCTTCTTCCGGGATAAAAGCTAAGCCGAGCGGCGCAGAGTGTGCTTGTATATCAATATGCGAAGGTGTTTCAAATAAATCATCGCACGGCGCGCGAATGTAAGTATTTTTGTCAAACGAAATATCGTGAATATTTTTACCGTAGCAAGTTGGCCAGCCGTAATTATTGCCTTCTCTCACAATGTTAATTTCATCTGGCGGAATATCATCGCCCAATAAATCGCGGCCCATCTCCGTTACCCAAATTTCTCCGGTGACCGGATGAATTTGCATAAAAACGGCATTGCGCAAACCAGTACCAAAATCTTTCAATTCTTTGGTCTCAACATTGTAAGATAAAGTTTTTGCCCGGCGCGAGTCCTCTTCATTGCACACGTTACAGCTGGAGCCAATTGAAATTAAAAGTTCGTTTTCGTTTGGCGATGGGCGAAATAAAAGCGTGCGCGTGTAGTGGTTTCCGCCTGAAGGCAAATCCACAAGTTTTCTTTTGTTCGCCGCTTTTAAATTAGCTTTGTCATAGTCGTAAATAGCTAGTTGATCCGATTCGGCAATATATAATTCACACTCATCAATACAGCGCCAAGCTAAGCCGTGCGGACGATTAAGCCTAGTCACGATTGGAATATTCTCATCAGCTACCCCGTCACCATTTTTATCTGGCATGGCATAGACCGTGCCGGTGGTTGTATCGCTAACAACTAAATTCCCGACAGGATCAAAAGTTAAAACTCTAGGCTTGGTAAAACCTTGCGCAAAAACTGAAATTGAAAATCCGTCCGGCAAAACCAACGGCAAATCAGTATTATTTTCAGCTTCTTCAATTACATCAACGATATTATACGGCGCAGGTTTTATTGCCGGGCCGACACCGCGCAAATGATACCAATACACAGCAGATGCCCAAATGGCGCCGATTAAAATTACAACGCCAATAGCCCACAAAATCTTTTTCATATCATCATTGTAATCCGTTAATAAAAATTTCCGGCGGCTGTTCGTCAATCACGTAAACTGTTTTTGGGTATATCACAAAATAATTATACATAAATAACGCGGCGTTGTAACTAATAATTGCCGTAATGGCACATGTTACAAACCAACCCGGAACGCCGGCCTTAGTTACTGTTTTATTTGTTAAGTAAATTCCAAAGGCAGCGAGCATTTCTAAAGTCGGCACCGCGATAATTGCGCGCAAAGCGTGAGGAATGCCTTGATCAGTCAGCGACGCCGGGATTAACGCGGAGGCAAAGACTGCCGAGAGTAATAACACTTCGCGCTGTTTTGAATGTGGGATAGAATAGGCGAGCAAAATAAACGGCGCTAACACCAACAGCGTTTGGCCAAAATAAGGGATGCTATGCCACGGGTTGGCGTCTCCGGTTAAAAATAAAAATTGCGGCGACAAATGTTGTAAGTAATGAAACATAAAATGACTCACCGGATTGGCTTGGCCAACAATTGAAATTTCGTAAAACCGATCATTACCGCCTTGGAAAAAAGCAAAGTTGTAAATTGGAACTGCTAAAACAATAAAAATAAAAACGCCGATTAAAAAATACTTTTTGGAGCGGTTGAAAATTTCTAATAGCTGCCAATAAAAGCCAACCGCCAAAACTAAAATCATCAGTGGTATAAATAAACGCATAACTGAATAGGTATGCAAACTTAATCCCAACACCACGCCGAGCCACACAAAATTTTTGGGCGCTTTCAATGCTTTTATAAATAAATACAGCGCTAATGAAATAAACAACGGCGCTAAAACGGCGCGAAACCCAAGCCGGCTAAATTGCAGATGCCAAGGCGAAATAGCAGCCAGTGCGGCAGTGAGCAAGCCGACATTACGATTAAACAATTCTTTAGCTAACAGATAAAAAATGTAAATTGATAGCGTGCCAACCAGGGCGGCCGGAATTCGCACAGCCAAAACACCCGGGCCAAAAAGTTTTACAAATGGAATAGTTAGATACGTATACATCCACTCTACATAATCTTCATCATAGTGATTAAAAAATAGCGGCCAGCGTTGATTATGTGAGTCAACGCCAGTCATTAAAAGATTATACGCGTCAACTTCGGTTGCGACTTCATCAATATGCGCGCCGTTGGGAATGTCAGAAAGTTTATAAACGCGAACAAAAAAAGCGACAATTATAATTAGCCCTATAATCCCGATTGCCATTTTGTTTGTCATGAACTAATTATAAATGAAAACCTCCCCACCGCCAACGAGTGGTAGCGGGGAGGTCTTGGGTCAGAGATCATTTGCGGAGAAGGTAAAGGTCGCATTGCAATGAATGCACATCGCGCCGTCAACTTCTCCCCAGCTCACTGGGATGAGGAACGGCTCCCAGTCGTGCCCGTCACGCTCGCAGTCGGGAGGCAAAGTCTCGGCGGCGTGCTCCCTTCTTTTCACTACGCGTCTTTTAAGCGGGTCTTGAGAGTGGCAAAACATGGTCATTTCGACAATCCCTTTCTTGTGTAGCAGGCCCAGCACTGCAGACCGATACTCGGTTGTAAGGTTCAATTTTGTGCTGGTAACTAAGAGTTCAAAAAATTCCCAGATATCAAGACAAAATAAAAACCCGAGACACGACCCGGGAATTTATTTTGCCAAAAGTAAAATGCAAATCAGGTCATGCCAAACAACGCTTGACTGACCCACCATATTTTAAAATTGTAATTTTTTTTATTCATAAATTTATTCCTTCCGCTTGCGACCAATTACTTGATCACGAGTGGATGGGGGACGAAAGACATGGTGACGCTCGTCCCAATTTAAACTGCTCGGCAGACCAGATCATTATTTCAACCGACGAAGGCACTTTTTGCACCTGGTGATGGCTTCCTCCTTTGCGTTCCAGCCGGGGAGACGCACTTTCGTTGTTTCTGGTTCATGCTTACCGCCCATCGGGCAGTTTTGCAATTCAAGGTGAGAATCAGGCACGAACAAACCCTCCTTGTTTGGCCTAACCTAACCAAGCCCAGCGCGACTTGTTTAAGCGGTTAATATTAATTCGTTATGCGCTGGCAGTTGTAAATTTGGCTATATTTACAACTATCAACGCAAAACAAAAAACCCTGGCAAGGCCGGGGCGATTATTTTGTATTAAGTTAAATAACTAATCTGGCCTTACCTAGCGAGCAAAGCCTTCCACCAATTTATATTTATATTAGCCTTTTTTACCATATAATTTTTCATAAACTAAATTAAATCCGCCTTTTTTATCAATTAATTCCCGCGCACCCCTTGTAACTGTAGCAATGCCAGTGTGTAAATTAAGGGCTACTTCGCGTTGGGGCACGCCCTTTTTTAACTGCTTCACTATTTGCCAACGTGTAGGAATTTCTGCCAGTTCATTAGGGGTAAACAAATCCTCTAAAAATTCATGCAATAACTTTTTATTACGCGATATTTTTTGAATTACGTCAACGAGCTCCCATTCATATTTTTCCTTATTTTTCATAAATACCTCAATTTCTTAATATCAGCGTACTAGTACAATAGTAATATTAGCATAAAAAAAATTTATGTCAAGTGGGCAGGTGATTATTCTTCTTCAGCGCTGTCAAGTTCAATATCATCAAAATTGTCAGGAAATCTAACCGGAATTACAACTTTATCAATTTCTGAACCGTCACGCGCAGAATAGGTAAAAACTTCTACTTTGCCGGTTTCGCTATTTGGCGCCGGATACAAAGTAATTGCCTCAAATGGACCATACAAACCAATGTCAGGAGCATTAGCTGTGGTGAACGATTCCAAAAGCACTGTGCTGTCTGAATCGACTAACCGATAATTAACTGTATTTTCAAACACTCGTGCCTCGCCTGTAATTTTTAAAGTCGCGCCAATAGTTTGGCCGCTAACCGGTTCAAAAACCTTGATGTTAGGAATTTCTTCAACAAACAGTTGCTCACCGTGGCGGCATTGACGTGGGTAAGATTCCATTACCGGATTACCAGCCATAACACAATCCTCAAAGCTGGAAACCACAATTTCTGCTTTGGGCGGTGTTACCATTAGGTTAATTAACCAAATCAAAACTCCGGTCAAAATCACAGCTGTTAATAGAGGAATATATTTCATACTAATATTATACCCTAAATTACAAATCAATCCAGGAGGTAACAAACAAACTTGAAATAAAAATTATTTTTTAAGCTCCAGGATATAACACCACAAATTTTTGTAACTATACGGAAAGGGGAAGCGTTTGAATTTTATTTCGCTAAAACCAACTTGATTCAACGCTAAGGTTAATTCCTCCTTGGTGTAAATATTTGCTTGCCACCATTTTTCAATCAGCCATTTATTGATAAAGTTTTTGCGGGTGATAAAAATTATCATTTTGCACTCCGGCTTAAGTAAGTTTTTCAAATTACTTATGGCCTTAGCTAATTTATCTTTTGGTAAATATTCTAGCATGGCAGAACTTGCCACCAAATCGTAATTACTCCAGCCATCCGGCAAGTTATCAATCTTTAGCACATCGGCTTGTAAAAGATTTATATTGGAAATGTTATTTTGATTTATCCAATTTTTAAATCTTTCTAGCATAGCGGGTGTTAAATCGAAGCCGTGAAAAGTAATATGATTTAATTTTTGCGCCCTTGCATTTTGGTATAAAATTTTTGTTAAAACGCCAGAGCCACAACCAGCATCTAAAACCTTAAAATTATCTTTCAAGTAATTGCCTTTTTTAATGACTGATTCTAAACCTTTGGCATAGCGCAAAAACCCAACAAAAAAGAAGTGATAAAGATTAATTTTGTCTGTATATAATTTTTTAACTGAATCGCTTTTCAGAGTTGACCTCTTAAACATAACGGTCAAAATGCATATAATCTCTTGGTTTAAGTTTGTATATATGGTCTATAAAAGCCAAAAAGCCAGTATCGCGGTAAAACATTTCACGTTACTGGCTGGCGGGGACGATGAACACCTCCTTGTCCCCGAGTTGATCCCCGAGCTTCTCACGAGCCTGGGGGGTAATGTCGAGAATTGCGTTTTCAGGCCGACTGCCGACTAACACTTGAACGGTGTGAAACCCTTCAATGGTAAGCGGCGAGCCTTCGGCCCGATTCTCCAGCGCAAGCGCAACGCTTGCGACGGCGGCCTCCACCATGGAGTCGTTCGAGGAAGCCTCGAACCGTTCCACGTTTTTCTCAGGCATATGACACACCTCCAGTCCTAAAGCCTGAATAACTAGGTAGAAAAAAATAATATACTAATTTTAAGCAAATGTCAAGATAATGCATACCTTCTGAGAGGATTTTGAATCCTGCGAGTAATGTTAGTTAAATCGTTTGTAGCAACCGGCACATGACCGGGCCTTGAAAAACCAAAGTCTATATACGGATGTTCTCTTTCTTCTTGCGTCACAGCTTTTTTAGATAATCCAAAATCTATAATGACTGGACTGAAAGTGTCCCATTCCACCATCACGTTACCTTCATGTAAATCTCGATGATAATAATCCCTTTTGTGCATTTTATCAACCATCCCCCTCAAATCAGCAACAAATTTTTCAACATCAAACCCTGGCGGTAAATCCAATCTTTGATCAAGAATGTCAGCAACGCTATGACCAAAAATTCTTTCCATTAAAGCAAACTGCCCTCGCGAGCCATCATCGTAGCGTACAACCGCTCCGGCAATTGGTTCGGGCACTCTCACGCCTGGAATCTGATGTATTTGTCTTTGCACTCCAAGCTCATGATCAATACTTTTTCTTGGGAAAAACGGGCTATCTAAATTTGTTATTTTCTTGACACAAAAATTTTCGCCGTCAGGATAGTCATTGTTCACCAAAATCTCTGCAGTTTGGCCAGAGCCAATAACTTCCGGGGAAGTTAATATCTTGTCGAAAAATTCTTCAGTTACATTGCCCAACTCTTTGCCTTCCGGAGAGATAATTCTTTCAAATTGTGCGCCTCTTTCCATGGCTTATACATTACCCGTTTTTTATTAAACTGACAATAATAAAATCGGCCTTGAGCCGAATTAAATTGGTCGGGGATGCCGGACTCGAACCGGCGGCCTCCTGCTCCCAAAGCAGGCGCGCTAGCCAACTGCGCCAATCCCCGTAACTTGTGCCGAGGGGCAGAATCGAACTGCCGACGCCAGGATTTTCAGTCTGGAGTTTATCCCGCACAAATGCCTGGGGGCAGAATCGAACTGCCGACGCCAGGATTTTCAGTCCTGCGCTCTACCACTGAGCTACCCAGGCATACCCAGGCATTTGTGCGGGACTCTACCAACCCGTCAAACGGGTCAAGCTAAAACTACCTCGGCTCAAAATTAGATGCCCGCTCAAGCGGGCAACTAGTGGGCGATCCAGGACTTGAACCTGGGACCTCTACATTATCAGTGTAGCGCTCTAACCAGCTGAGCTAATCGCCCATATCCTTTTAATACTATATTACCCAAATGTCATCTCGAGCTTGCCGAGAGATCTCACCCGTTCCATAAATGACATTGTTGAGATTTCTCCACTACGCCGAGTCAGACTCGGCTGCGGTCGAAATGACTGGTATATTAAGGATAACAATAAAAAAGACTTCGGTACTATACCAAAGAAGTCCTTCATTGTAAAGGGTTTTAACTCAAAAACCACCCCATTAAAAGGGTGGTTTTAAGTTTGAAAACTGGAAAGTGATAAACTTCATCCCATGTTACTTACGGTCTCTCGAGAGAACCATAAGCATCGACTAGACAATCTTCGTGAGAACATCGTCTTTGTATACTCCCTAGAAAGGAGGTGATCCATCCACAGCTTCCGCTACGGATGCCTTGTTACGACTTCATCCCTGTCATTGGTCCTACCTTAGTCCGACGAACGTCAGCTTTAGGGTATTACCAACTCCCTTGATGTGACGGGCGGTGTGTACAAGATCCGAGAACGTATTCAACGC
Above is a genomic segment from Candidatus Buchananbacteria bacterium CG10_big_fil_rev_8_21_14_0_10_42_9 containing:
- a CDS encoding ArsR family transcriptional regulator, producing MQKTRKDISSFILANIEDHSSDIVNVVANTFNVSRQRAHAYITREIKNGKIIKVGRTNSTRYFLVAGNHIEFELKLQQNLAEDQVWIKYLKPMLIKFPESLYGICYYGFTEILNNAIEHSDGSVVYIAVSIKNQKIEMEIMDNGVGIFKKIQDALKLETIRESILHLSKGKFTTDPARHTGEGIFFTSRIFDNFSIFSSNLFYTFRNEDWIHSTERKEDFGKGTFIKMAISTRSKKTAKEVMDKYADAEIGFGKTIVAVALSADPNDPHVSRSQAKRLMMGLEKFRTIVLDFRGVKLVGQAFVDEVFRVFKNAHPHIEIHYLNANKEVKEMIERGKSA
- a CDS encoding class I SAM-dependent methyltransferase → MFKRSTLKSDSVKKLYTDKINLYHFFFVGFLRYAKGLESVIKKGNYLKDNFKVLDAGCGSGVLTKILYQNARAQKLNHITFHGFDLTPAMLERFKNWINQNNISNINLLQADVLKIDNLPDGWSNYDLVASSAMLEYLPKDKLAKAISNLKNLLKPECKMIIFITRKNFINKWLIEKWWQANIYTKEELTLALNQVGFSEIKFKRFPFPYSYKNLWCYILELKK
- a CDS encoding transcriptional regulator is translated as MKNKEKYEWELVDVIQKISRNKKLLHEFLEDLFTPNELAEIPTRWQIVKQLKKGVPQREVALNLHTGIATVTRGARELIDKKGGFNLVYEKLYGKKG
- a CDS encoding sorbosone dehydrogenase, translated to MKKILWAIGVVILIGAIWASAVYWYHLRGVGPAIKPAPYNIVDVIEEAENNTDLPLVLPDGFSISVFAQGFTKPRVLTFDPVGNLVVSDTTTGTVYAMPDKNGDGVADENIPIVTRLNRPHGLAWRCIDECELYIAESDQLAIYDYDKANLKAANKRKLVDLPSGGNHYTRTLLFRPSPNENELLISIGSSCNVCNEEDSRRAKTLSYNVETKELKDFGTGLRNAVFMQIHPVTGEIWVTEMGRDLLGDDIPPDEINIVREGNNYGWPTCYGKNIHDISFDKNTYIRAPCDDLFETPSHIDIQAHSAPLGLAFIPEEGWPESWWYDLIVAYHGSWNRTEPTGYKLVRFPLDASGKQTGEVEDLISGWLTAKGALGRPVDVLILPGGVMYISDDKAGVIYKVTYNNPPL